AGTCTTTTCGCATAGTCTTCATCTAGCTTCTTCTGCTCCTGCTTTCGATCATCAAGCAGCGCTTCCATTTTCTTTAAATCAACTTGTAACTGTCCTACGTTTAACCGCTGGTTGAATTTCAAGCCAAGATCCGTCTCTAGTTGCTCCCGAAATTCTGGACGGCTCGCTTCAATCTCAGCTCTGGCATCAGCCATTAATGCTTCTCGTTCAGCACGACGTTTTTCTACTAAAACATCACGAGAAATCTTGAGAACAACCCGCTCATCTTCTAAATCTGCCAATTTTGCTTCGTGAACGGCCGCTTTATCTAGCTGTTTTTCGCGCGCGATCTTGGAGCGATACGTCCATTTCTCTCCTATACGTTGTGGGATGAGCGCAATACTATTCACGGCTGCACAGCCATTAAGAATACTGGCCAAGATCAGGCAACATGAAACTCGAATGCTCAGAGCTGATGGCACGAGGAATCCTTTCCCATTTTAATACGGTAATTAAGGAGGTGTCTCCTTACACTATGGATTGATATCTTTGTATATCGTAATCTTCAGCAGACATGTTCATATCTGCGAATGCAGAGAATCACTTTTCGTAATTGATCAGCTTTTTTCATGCTAGTTACCAAAGAATGGTAAAGTTTAAGTATCGAAGGAATTTGCCTGTTTTTTTCAGTTCTGCATGCTTAGAGTCCGTCAAAACGAAATCCGTAACCATTGCGGACGTTTTGGTGAAGCTTGAGTCGTCTATTCAAATTGAAACTCCTGACTTTTCAACATAAATGGCAATCATTTTTATTCCTGTATAGAGCAATTTGTATTTTTTACAACAAATTTTAATTCATCCATGTGACAACATGGCGCCATACACTTTACTAAGATGCCTTTTGTAAATTCCGAGATATTCTCTGGTCATCAATTTTTCGAAGAAGTTTGTCTGCATTCACCTGAATTGAAGTTATCCCTCATTGAAAAGCTGATTACGAAGTACTTTAAAATGCTACCTGGATATGAAAATTGGGAAATCAAATATACCTATGTAATAAGTCATGAATTCTCATTTCCGTGTTGCTGATGAAATGTTCCAGCAAACAAAGAGATGGATTTGAATCAATATTGTCATCCTTTTTCTGATTCAACTATACTCCTATCTCAGTAAATCTCTTGATACAACCTATTCAAACTTTGTAGCAATAGCAGGAAAATCTCGTCTGGCTCTTTTCATCGGTGATCATTTTTCGAATCCGATCCACTTTGAAAATTTTGGCATAGAGATTTTGGAGCGAATCATATGAAAAAGGCAATCAGAATCATCTGCCGTAATTTGGAGAGATCGATTGAAGCCAAAAAACTGCTTCTGGAAAACCCGGATATCCAGAATGAGTTTTCGAAATCTGTTGATTTAGTTCTTAACAGCTATCATCAGGGAGGCCGAATCTATATTGCAGGAAACGGTGGATCTGCCGCGGATGCACAACATCTGGCCGCAGAATTTGTGAGCCGACTGGCAAAAGACCGTGCACCACTGGCTGCTGAAGCATTAACGGCAGATTCTTCTATTTTAACGGCCATTGGAAATGATTATGGTTACGATTCTGTGTTCTCTCGCCAGATTAGGGGGAAGCTCACAACGCATGATGTTTTCCTGGGGATCACCACATCAGGTAATTCTCCCAATATTGTAAAAGCTCTACAGGCATGCAAGGAAAAGGGAATTCCGAGCATTGTTTTTACGGGACACGATGGAGGGGAAGTTCGTAAATGGAGCGACGTTTGTGTGATTGCTCCGGGCGAACTCACAAGCCAAATCCAGGAAGTACACTTAGTTCTTGAGCACACCCTGTGTGAATGCGTGGAAGCGGAACTTTTTGGTTTTGATCTTTAAACCTTGAAAGAGAGGTTTTTTCATTTTGCAAAAAGCGTTGTTTCTTGATCGTGATGGTGTCGTCAATGTTGAAAAACACTATCTGCATCTGATCGAAGACTTCGATTTTATCGAAGGAATTTTCGAGTTGTGTCATGCGGCAACATTGTCGGGATATTGCTTAATCATAGTCACAAATCAGTCTGGAATTGCGCGTGAGTACTACACAGAACAACAATTCATTGACTTGATGTCCTGGGTT
The Gimesia aquarii DNA segment above includes these coding regions:
- a CDS encoding SIS domain-containing protein; this encodes MKKAIRIICRNLERSIEAKKLLLENPDIQNEFSKSVDLVLNSYHQGGRIYIAGNGGSAADAQHLAAEFVSRLAKDRAPLAAEALTADSSILTAIGNDYGYDSVFSRQIRGKLTTHDVFLGITTSGNSPNIVKALQACKEKGIPSIVFTGHDGGEVRKWSDVCVIAPGELTSQIQEVHLVLEHTLCECVEAELFGFDL